A window from Opitutia bacterium ISCC 52 encodes these proteins:
- the ruvC gene encoding crossover junction endodeoxyribonuclease RuvC — translation MAKTSARKLWAMKLAGNLPASSSAQLPQVGRKKIEGVILGVDPSLRGTGLAVLQVQGDRRQLLTSKTVRMKAKATMPQCLAEIYKAVSSLIEDCDVSIVALEQTIYVQNFQTAQILGAARGAAIAAAAVLEKPVFEYPPLRIKQAVVGYGRASKQQVAQTVKQMLVLEEALAFDEADAAGVALCHAFTG, via the coding sequence ATGGCTAAAACCTCGGCTCGTAAATTGTGGGCGATGAAATTGGCAGGGAATCTACCTGCCTCTTCATCTGCGCAGTTGCCACAAGTTGGTAGAAAAAAGATTGAAGGAGTCATCCTGGGTGTGGATCCCAGTCTAAGGGGAACGGGCTTGGCTGTTCTGCAAGTCCAAGGAGACAGACGTCAGTTGCTAACAAGCAAAACCGTTCGTATGAAGGCCAAGGCCACCATGCCCCAGTGCTTAGCTGAAATTTATAAAGCAGTAAGTAGTTTGATTGAAGATTGTGATGTATCGATCGTCGCGCTCGAGCAGACCATTTATGTTCAGAACTTTCAAACTGCTCAAATCCTGGGTGCGGCTCGTGGAGCTGCGATTGCAGCCGCTGCAGTATTGGAAAAACCGGTTTTTGAATATCCGCCACTTCGAATAAAGCAGGCCGTGGTTGGTTATGGTCGCGCTAGCAAACAACAAGTTGCGCAAACGGTTAAGCAAATGTTAGTTTTAGAAGAAGCTCTTGCCTTCGATGAAGCGGATGCTGCAGGCGTGGCACTATGCCATGCGTTTACTGGTTGA
- a CDS encoding sulfite exporter TauE/SafE family protein has protein sequence MDPQLWLLAIFGAFVLGLSKGGIMGVNNITIALFALIFPPKLSIGIILLLLIVGDWGAFYFYRRHAVWKFLIPTIPWAIAGVIIGWLLLDRMDGEQAGRLIGSCLLVLMALHITRRYVFKAEDKEWKVPHTWWFIGLVGFLAGFTSTVANAAAPIMLLFFLAVGLPKLEFLGTGAWFFMFLNLFKIPFYWSIDLITWETVVLDLKLAPVVILGVILGRYVVLKIPQKGFEIFALAVTIIASLRLIF, from the coding sequence ATGGATCCTCAGTTGTGGTTGTTGGCCATCTTTGGGGCTTTTGTCCTTGGACTCTCGAAAGGGGGGATCATGGGAGTGAACAACATCACCATTGCTCTTTTCGCTCTTATCTTTCCTCCAAAGCTTTCAATCGGTATCATTCTGCTGCTCTTGATTGTAGGGGATTGGGGAGCGTTCTATTTCTACCGTAGGCATGCTGTTTGGAAATTCCTGATCCCTACTATCCCGTGGGCCATTGCAGGTGTTATCATCGGGTGGCTGCTATTGGATCGTATGGATGGAGAACAAGCTGGCCGTTTAATTGGCTCTTGTCTGTTGGTATTGATGGCTCTGCACATCACTCGAAGATATGTATTTAAAGCTGAGGATAAGGAGTGGAAAGTTCCGCATACCTGGTGGTTTATAGGCCTTGTCGGCTTCTTAGCCGGCTTCACATCGACCGTAGCCAATGCTGCAGCACCCATCATGTTGCTCTTCTTTTTGGCAGTCGGTTTACCCAAGCTCGAATTCTTAGGTACTGGTGCCTGGTTCTTCATGTTTCTTAACCTGTTTAAAATCCCTTTTTATTGGTCTATTGATTTAATTACCTGGGAGACCGTGGTTCTCGATCTGAAGCTGGCACCAGTTGTGATTTTGGGTGTGATCCTTGGCCGTTACGTAGTGCTAAAGATCCCTCAAAAAGGCTTCGAAATTTTTGCGTTGGCAGTTACGATTATCGCCAGCTTGCGATTGATTTTTTAG